In a genomic window of Aeromicrobium panaciterrae:
- the phoU gene encoding phosphate signaling complex protein PhoU produces the protein MRDQYYEQLDAIVDDLVSLTGSVRKAVAESTRALLEADGNVAEAVIAGDKDIDEATEMIEERALLLLATQQPVATDLRQLVATLRMLTDLQRMGDLSVHVAKVARRRMPDSAVPVKLHPTIAAMASVADSMIDSASRIVANRDVKAAAELEAEDDEMDKLRRELLRSVLNVEWQHGVEPAIDLALLGRYYERIGDHAVSMARRVVYLVTGQGQLT, from the coding sequence ATGCGAGATCAGTATTACGAACAGCTTGATGCCATCGTCGACGACTTGGTGAGCCTGACGGGTTCCGTACGTAAGGCCGTCGCCGAATCAACGCGCGCGCTGCTTGAGGCCGACGGCAACGTCGCCGAAGCAGTCATCGCCGGAGACAAGGACATCGACGAGGCGACCGAAATGATCGAGGAGCGTGCGCTCCTCTTGCTGGCAACTCAGCAACCAGTCGCCACCGACCTCCGCCAGCTCGTCGCGACGTTGCGCATGCTGACCGATCTGCAGCGCATGGGCGATCTGTCCGTCCACGTTGCCAAGGTCGCACGCCGTCGCATGCCCGACTCGGCGGTGCCGGTCAAGCTTCATCCGACGATCGCGGCCATGGCTTCGGTTGCCGACTCGATGATCGACTCAGCGTCGCGCATCGTCGCCAACCGTGACGTCAAGGCTGCCGCCGAGCTCGAGGCCGAGGACGACGAGATGGACAAGCTCCGCCGCGAGCTCCTTCGTTCGGTCCTCAACGTCGAGTGGCAGCACGGTGTCGAGCCGGCCATCGACCTGGCACTGCTGGGTCGTTACTACGAGCGCATCGGCGATCACGCGGTGTCGATGGCGCGTCGCGTCGTCTACCTCGTGACTGGCCAGGGCCAGCTCACCTAG
- a CDS encoding CarD family transcriptional regulator: MTFTVGETVVYPNHGAAVIEDIETRQIKGEDHDYLVLRIVSQTDLIVRVPARNVDLVGVRDVVDLAGLERVFDVLRAEHVEEPTNWSRRYKANLEKLHSGDVLKVAEVVRDLWRRDHERGLSAGEKRMLAKARQILVSELALAEKTNEDKAEIRLDEVLAS, from the coding sequence ATGACTTTTACTGTCGGCGAAACCGTTGTTTACCCAAACCACGGTGCTGCAGTCATCGAAGACATCGAAACCCGACAGATCAAGGGCGAGGACCACGATTACCTGGTTCTCCGGATCGTTTCCCAGACTGACCTGATCGTCCGCGTCCCGGCCCGCAACGTTGACCTGGTCGGCGTTCGCGATGTTGTCGACCTGGCTGGTCTGGAGCGCGTCTTCGACGTGCTGCGCGCCGAGCATGTCGAAGAGCCGACCAACTGGTCGCGCCGCTACAAGGCCAACCTCGAGAAGCTTCACTCCGGTGACGTCCTCAAGGTTGCCGAGGTCGTACGCGATCTGTGGCGCCGCGATCACGAGCGCGGACTGTCTGCCGGTGAGAAGCGCATGTTGGCCAAGGCCCGTCAGATCCTGGTCTCCGAGCTTGCGCTCGCGGAGAAGACCAACGAGGACAAGGCCGAGATTCGTCTCGACGAAGTTCT